GCCGAAGCGGCAACCTGCATGGCAGCGGCGGCTTTGTCCTCGTCGGAGACCGTGGCGTTGATGTAGGCCTGCTGGGCGATGCTGAAGACGTTGAACATCAGGTAGTACAGGGCCAAGCCGGACGGCATGTTGTTGAAGAACAGCAGCATCATGGCCGGGAACATCCAGATCATGATCTTCATCTGATCGTTGGTCTGGGTAGTCGGCGTAATCTTCTGCTGGAAGAACACGGTCACGGCCATCAGAATCGGCATCAGGGCGATGTGGTCACCGTAGAGCGGAAGCTTGAAGCCGAAGTCGAGAATCGAGTCCGGCACGGAGAGATCCTTCACCCAGAGAAAGCCGTGCTGGCGAAGCTGGATCGAAGAACGGAAGACGTAGAACATGGCGAACAGCAGCGGCATCTGAATCACGGTCGGCAGACAGCCACCGAGCGGATTGACGCCAGCCTCTTTGTAGATGCGCCCAAGCTCGCTCTGCAACTTTGCCGGATCGTTTTTGTACTTCTCCTGGATCTCCTTCATCATCGGCTGCAGGGCCGACATCTTCTTCATCGACTTGGTCGAGGCCAGGGAGAGCGGCCAGGTCACCGTCTTGATGAGGAAAGCGAAGATGATGATGATGAGACCGTAGTTGGTCACATACTTGTTCATCCAGTTGAAGATCGGCAGGATGAGGTATTCGGCGAATGGGCGGGTGAGCCAGTCCCAGCCGAAGTCCATGATCTTTTCAAGATCGACGTGCAGCGAACGCACGGTGTTGTAGTCGAGCGGGCCGACGTAGAGGCGATACCGATCCGTCACAGAGTTCTGACCAGCCGGAATCATCATTTTCAGGGCAGCCGTGTAGTTCTCAAAATCGACACCGTCCTTTTTGGTGCCCTGCAGAAAGACGCCTTCGGTTTCGCGCTCAGGAATCATCGCCGCGACGAAGTACTTGTTCCTGACAGCCACCCACTCGGCCTTGCCGGACTCCTCCTCCTGATAGCGCTTCTTGGAATCCTTCGCGTCGAGCTTGAGCAATCCACCGCCGAGGTAGGCGCTTGAAATCGCGTTGTGCGATTCGTCCGCAGTGTCCTTTTCGGAATAGACAAGACCACCGTCCCAATCGAGCTGATACTCGTTACCAGCCAGAGTCGAGCCGAATCCGTTGAGCTTGAGGTCGTAATCGATCACGTAGCTGTCGCCGGTGAAGGTGTAGGTCACCTGCATGCTGCGGCTGGCATCGACATCGAGCACAAAGCTGACCGACAGCTTCTCCTTGCCGGTGACCGTTTCCGATTTTTTCGTATCGAGGCTCCGGAAATAGAGGTCACGGGTATCAATGCGCTTGCCATCGTTGCTCAGGAAGAGCATGGAGAGCGCGCCCTTGTTCTTCTCCGAAATCAGGTTGAAGGGCTTGCCGTTCACATCGAGATGCTTCTTGAGCACCATGGATTTGAGCGTCGCGCCTTTGGATGAAAGCTCCGCCGTGAACAAATCGTTGTCGACAGTGATGATCTGTTCGGTGCCGGTGGAAGCCTTTGCAAATGAACCAAGGCTCTCGGCGGCAGTTTCGGGAGCCGCTGAGGCCGGTGCGTTCTCTGCGGCATCTTTCTGCACCATCTCGCGTGATGGCGGCACCGGGTCGAGCATCGTTTTCTGTTCGGGCTTCATGAACTGCAACCACACGATCATGATCACTGCAATCAGGGAAAAGCCTATCACCGAATTTCTATCCATTACTTCGAATCTTTTGTATTAGCCGCGGATTTCCCGGCTCGGGGAGGAACAGGGTCATAGCCGCCTTTTGAAAAAGGATTGCACCGCAACACCCTCCAGACGGTCAGCCAGGAGGCATAAAAAAAATTGTGCTGACGGTAC
This portion of the Chlorobaculum parvum NCIB 8327 genome encodes:
- the yidC gene encoding membrane protein insertase YidC → MDRNSVIGFSLIAVIMIVWLQFMKPEQKTMLDPVPPSREMVQKDAAENAPASAAPETAAESLGSFAKASTGTEQIITVDNDLFTAELSSKGATLKSMVLKKHLDVNGKPFNLISEKNKGALSMLFLSNDGKRIDTRDLYFRSLDTKKSETVTGKEKLSVSFVLDVDASRSMQVTYTFTGDSYVIDYDLKLNGFGSTLAGNEYQLDWDGGLVYSEKDTADESHNAISSAYLGGGLLKLDAKDSKKRYQEEESGKAEWVAVRNKYFVAAMIPERETEGVFLQGTKKDGVDFENYTAALKMMIPAGQNSVTDRYRLYVGPLDYNTVRSLHVDLEKIMDFGWDWLTRPFAEYLILPIFNWMNKYVTNYGLIIIIFAFLIKTVTWPLSLASTKSMKKMSALQPMMKEIQEKYKNDPAKLQSELGRIYKEAGVNPLGGCLPTVIQMPLLFAMFYVFRSSIQLRQHGFLWVKDLSVPDSILDFGFKLPLYGDHIALMPILMAVTVFFQQKITPTTQTNDQMKIMIWMFPAMMLLFFNNMPSGLALYYLMFNVFSIAQQAYINATVSDEDKAAAAMQVAASASPSKGAKKGGKKK